Proteins encoded by one window of Chryseobacterium sp. POL2:
- the ubiE gene encoding bifunctional demethylmenaquinone methyltransferase/2-methoxy-6-polyprenyl-1,4-benzoquinol methylase UbiE encodes MDHNNVTPYNTDNSKKSQVEDMFDNIAPKYDLLNHVLSMKIDVLWRNTLVKWLNKDQPKTVLDVATGTGDLAITVQKGTQAHVTGLDLSQQMLNVGIEKVKKQKLSDKISMMKGDAERLPFEDNNFDAVTVAFGVRNFENLEKGLAELKRVVKENKSVYILEFSKVEGFMGPLYMFYFKNILPAIGRLVSKDNRAYTYLPDSVNAFPFGEKMKNILLQTGFSKVEYKKLSLGIATIYKATK; translated from the coding sequence TTGGATCATAATAACGTAACACCATATAATACTGATAATAGCAAGAAAAGTCAAGTCGAAGATATGTTCGACAACATTGCCCCAAAGTATGATCTTCTGAATCATGTTTTGTCAATGAAAATTGATGTGCTGTGGCGAAACACTTTGGTTAAATGGTTAAATAAAGACCAACCCAAAACTGTTTTGGACGTTGCTACAGGCACGGGTGATCTTGCCATTACAGTACAAAAAGGCACGCAGGCGCACGTAACAGGTCTAGATCTTTCTCAGCAAATGTTGAATGTGGGCATCGAAAAAGTAAAGAAACAAAAGCTTTCTGATAAAATATCCATGATGAAAGGCGATGCTGAAAGATTGCCTTTTGAGGATAACAATTTCGATGCTGTAACAGTTGCTTTTGGTGTTAGAAATTTTGAAAATCTTGAAAAAGGTTTAGCAGAATTAAAAAGAGTGGTGAAAGAAAACAAAAGTGTTTATATATTAGAGTTTTCAAAAGTTGAAGGATTTATGGGACCACTCTATATGTTTTATTTTAAAAATATTTTGCCCGCTATCGGAAGATTGGTTTCCAAAGATAACAGAGCCTACACCTATTTGCCAGACTCCGTTAACGCCTTTCCTTTTGGTGAAAAAATGAAAAACATATTGCTGCAAACAGGCTTCTCAAAAGTAGAATACAAAAAGCTAAGCCTAGGTATTGCGACAATTTATAAAGCCACAAAATAA